In Pseudomonas sp. ADAK18, a single window of DNA contains:
- a CDS encoding ion transporter has product MDSNKHWRERLYVMVFQSDTAAGRRFDSTLLLIILASLVIVILDSIQSVHDNYANVLAYIEWGFTIIFAIEYGLRLYCSPKPWRYAFSFYGLVDLLAIVPGILALYYSDAQYLLIIRIIRMLRIFRVLKLGPYLKQANYLMSALRGSKQKIVVFLLSVCTLVTVFGTLMYVIEGPEHGFTSIPKGIYWAIVTLTTVGFGDIVPVTPLGQVISSLVMITGYSIIAVPTGIFTAELANAMRGELLQHDCPVCKKDTHEPNAAFCSRCGNGLFKKME; this is encoded by the coding sequence ATGGACAGCAACAAACATTGGCGTGAACGGCTCTACGTGATGGTGTTCCAAAGCGACACTGCGGCCGGCCGACGTTTTGACAGCACCCTGTTGCTGATCATCCTCGCAAGCCTTGTGATCGTGATCCTCGACAGCATCCAGTCGGTCCACGATAACTACGCCAACGTGCTGGCCTACATCGAGTGGGGCTTCACCATCATCTTCGCTATCGAGTACGGGCTGCGGCTGTATTGCTCGCCCAAACCGTGGCGCTATGCCTTCAGCTTTTATGGCCTGGTGGACTTGCTGGCGATCGTCCCCGGGATCCTCGCGCTGTACTACAGCGATGCCCAGTACCTGCTGATCATCCGCATCATCCGGATGCTACGGATCTTCCGCGTGCTCAAGCTCGGCCCGTACCTCAAGCAGGCCAATTACCTGATGTCGGCGCTGCGAGGCAGCAAACAGAAGATCGTGGTGTTCCTGCTCAGCGTCTGCACCCTGGTGACGGTGTTCGGCACGTTGATGTACGTGATCGAAGGCCCGGAGCACGGCTTTACCAGCATCCCCAAGGGCATCTATTGGGCAATCGTCACCCTGACCACCGTGGGTTTTGGCGACATCGTGCCCGTCACCCCGCTAGGCCAGGTGATTTCGTCGCTGGTGATGATCACCGGTTACTCGATCATCGCCGTGCCCACCGGGATTTTCACCGCCGAACTGGCCAATGCCATGCGCGGCGAACTGCTGCAACACGACTGCCCAGTGTGCAAGAAAGACACCCACGAACCGAACGCAGCGTTTTGTTCGCGCTGCGGTAATGGGCTTTTCAAGAAAATGGAATAA
- a CDS encoding sulfate ABC transporter substrate-binding protein: MKKLLSASLLTAGLALAGAVQAAPTTLLNVSYDVMRDFYKDYNAAFQKHWAAEHPDDKLTLQMSFGGSSKQARSVIDGLPADVITMNMATDINALVDNGKLVPDNWVTRLPNNSAPFTSATVFIVRKGNPKALKDWPDLLKDGVQVIVPNPKTSGNGRYTYLSAWGYVLKNGGDEEKAKKFVGDLFKHAPVLDTGGRAATTTFMTNQIGDVLVTFENEAEMIAREFGRDQFEVIYPSVSAEAEPPVSVVDKVVDKKGTRAAAEDYLKYLWSPEGQEIAANNYLRPRDPAVLAKYTDRFPKVDFLSVEKTFGDWRTVQKTHFNDGGVFDQIYTGQ; the protein is encoded by the coding sequence GTGAAAAAACTCCTTAGCGCCTCTCTTCTGACCGCCGGCCTCGCCTTGGCTGGCGCCGTCCAGGCCGCACCGACCACCCTGCTCAACGTCTCCTACGACGTGATGCGCGACTTCTACAAAGACTACAACGCCGCCTTCCAGAAGCACTGGGCAGCCGAACACCCGGACGACAAGCTCACCTTGCAGATGTCTTTTGGCGGCTCGAGCAAACAGGCGCGCTCGGTGATCGACGGCCTGCCGGCTGACGTCATCACCATGAACATGGCGACCGACATCAACGCTCTGGTGGACAACGGCAAACTGGTGCCGGACAACTGGGTCACCCGCCTGCCGAACAACAGCGCGCCGTTTACTTCGGCCACCGTATTCATCGTGCGCAAGGGCAACCCCAAAGCCCTGAAAGACTGGCCGGACCTGCTCAAGGATGGCGTGCAAGTCATCGTGCCTAACCCAAAAACCTCGGGTAACGGCCGCTACACCTACCTGTCGGCCTGGGGCTACGTGCTGAAGAACGGCGGTGACGAGGAGAAGGCCAAGAAGTTTGTGGGCGACCTGTTCAAACACGCACCAGTGCTGGACACCGGCGGCCGCGCAGCCACCACCACGTTCATGACCAACCAGATCGGCGACGTGCTGGTGACCTTTGAAAACGAAGCAGAAATGATTGCCCGTGAATTCGGCCGTGATCAGTTCGAAGTGATCTACCCAAGCGTCTCCGCCGAAGCCGAGCCGCCGGTGTCGGTGGTCGATAAGGTGGTCGACAAGAAAGGCACTCGCGCTGCCGCCGAGGACTACCTGAAGTACCTGTGGTCACCAGAAGGCCAGGAAATCGCTGCCAACAACTACCTGCGTCCACGTGACCCGGCAGTGCTGGCCAAGTACACCGACCGCTTCCCGAAAGTCGACTTTTTGTCGGTGGAGAAGACCTTTGGTGACTGGCGCACGGTGCAGAAGACCCACTTCAATGATGGTGGGGTGTTTGACCAGATCTACACCGGGCAATAA